One stretch of Streptomyces agglomeratus DNA includes these proteins:
- a CDS encoding sugar phosphate isomerase/epimerase family protein, whose protein sequence is MPRPFTLFTGQWADLPLEEVCRLARDFGYDGLELACWGDHFEVDKALNDPGYLDGRHELLDKYGLKCWAISNHLVGQAVCDAPIDERHRAILPARIWGDGEAEGVRQRAAAEMADTARAAAAFGVRTVIGFTGSSIWHLVAMFPPVPPHMIERGYEDFAERWNPVLDVFDAEGVRFAHEVHPSEIAYDYWTTKRALEAVGHRPAFGLNFDPSHFVWQDLDPVGFLYDFRDRIYHVDCKEARKRLDGRNGRLGSHLPWGDPRRGWDFVSAGHGDVPWEDVFRMLRSIGYEGPVSVEWEDAGMDRLTGAPEALATLRRYDFDPPSVSFDAAFGGAD, encoded by the coding sequence ATGCCACGACCCTTCACACTCTTCACCGGCCAGTGGGCCGACCTCCCGCTGGAGGAGGTCTGCCGGCTGGCCCGCGACTTCGGTTACGACGGCCTCGAACTCGCCTGCTGGGGCGACCACTTCGAGGTGGACAAGGCGCTGAACGACCCCGGCTATCTGGACGGCAGGCACGAACTGCTCGACAAGTACGGCCTGAAGTGCTGGGCGATCTCGAACCATCTGGTCGGCCAGGCGGTCTGCGACGCCCCCATCGACGAGCGGCACCGAGCGATCCTGCCGGCGCGGATCTGGGGCGACGGCGAAGCCGAGGGCGTACGGCAGCGGGCCGCGGCGGAGATGGCGGACACGGCGAGGGCCGCGGCGGCCTTCGGCGTGCGTACGGTCATCGGCTTCACCGGATCGTCGATCTGGCACCTGGTGGCCATGTTCCCGCCGGTACCGCCGCACATGATCGAGCGGGGGTACGAGGACTTCGCCGAGCGCTGGAACCCGGTCCTCGACGTCTTCGACGCCGAGGGGGTGCGGTTCGCGCACGAAGTGCACCCGAGCGAGATCGCGTACGACTACTGGACGACGAAGCGGGCGCTGGAGGCGGTCGGGCACCGGCCGGCCTTCGGGCTGAACTTCGACCCGAGCCACTTCGTGTGGCAGGACCTTGATCCGGTCGGCTTCCTCTACGACTTCCGGGACCGGATCTACCACGTGGACTGCAAGGAGGCGCGCAAGCGGCTCGACGGCCGCAACGGCCGGCTCGGTTCGCACCTGCCGTGGGGTGACCCGCGGCGGGGGTGGGACTTCGTGTCGGCCGGGCACGGGGACGTCCCCTGGGAGGACGTGTTCCGGATGCTGCGGTCGATCGGGTACGAGGGACCGGTGTCGGTGGAGTGGGAGGACGCGGGGATGGACCGCCTGACGGGCGCGCCCGAAGCACTCGCCACCCTGAGGCGGTACGACTTCGACCCGCCGAGCGTGTCGTTCGACGCGGCGTTCGGAGGCGCGGACTAG
- a CDS encoding substrate-binding domain-containing protein, producing the protein MPETSRRGLLFGTAAVSAGALLTACTSNEPKKQPAADNQPAAPDDKPGKKVTIGFAGPQADHGWLNAINENAKSRAEKYSEVTLEITEGSNDTAAQIGQVQTLINKKVDVLVILPADGKALTQVGLQAMKAGIPVINLDRIFASPQAYRCWIGGDNYGMGLNAGNYIGEQLKDKKNAKVVELAGLDNLELTKQRSQGFADALKNYPNVKRVARQAADFTVESGQAKMAQLLQAQKQFDALWNHDDDQGVGALRAIQQAGRDDFLMVGGAGAKAAMDAIKADNSVLKATVLYPPTMAASAIDLARALGQGKGVGGMSELEIPASITLYSAVVTKDNVDEYLPTGFS; encoded by the coding sequence ATGCCAGAAACCAGTCGCAGAGGACTGCTCTTCGGCACCGCGGCAGTGTCCGCGGGCGCCCTCCTCACCGCCTGCACCAGCAACGAGCCGAAGAAGCAGCCGGCCGCCGACAACCAACCGGCCGCCCCCGACGACAAGCCCGGCAAGAAGGTCACCATCGGCTTCGCCGGCCCCCAGGCGGACCACGGATGGCTCAACGCCATCAACGAGAACGCCAAGTCGCGCGCGGAGAAGTACTCCGAGGTCACCCTGGAGATCACCGAGGGATCGAACGACACCGCGGCGCAGATCGGCCAGGTCCAGACGCTGATCAACAAGAAGGTCGACGTACTGGTGATCCTGCCGGCCGACGGCAAGGCGCTCACCCAGGTCGGTCTCCAGGCGATGAAGGCGGGAATCCCCGTCATCAACCTGGACCGCATCTTCGCCTCGCCGCAGGCGTACCGCTGCTGGATCGGCGGCGACAACTACGGCATGGGCCTCAACGCGGGCAACTACATCGGCGAGCAGCTCAAGGACAAGAAGAACGCCAAGGTCGTGGAGCTGGCGGGCCTCGACAACCTGGAGCTCACCAAGCAGCGCAGCCAGGGCTTCGCCGACGCCCTCAAGAACTACCCGAACGTCAAGCGGGTCGCCCGCCAGGCCGCCGACTTCACCGTCGAATCCGGCCAGGCGAAGATGGCGCAGCTGCTCCAGGCGCAGAAGCAGTTCGACGCGCTGTGGAACCACGACGACGACCAGGGCGTGGGCGCGCTGCGCGCCATCCAGCAGGCCGGGCGCGACGACTTCCTGATGGTGGGCGGGGCGGGCGCCAAGGCGGCGATGGACGCCATCAAGGCGGACAACAGCGTGCTGAAGGCCACCGTCCTCTACCCGCCGACCATGGCCGCGTCCGCCATCGACCTGGCGCGCGCGCTCGGCCAGGGCAAGGGCGTCGGCGGGATGTCGGAACTGGAGATCCCCGCCTCGATCACGCTCTACTCGGCCGTCGTCACCAAGGACAACGTCGACGAGTACCTGCCCACGGGCTTCAGCTGA
- a CDS encoding ABC transporter permease — MTQPVSPAQRQQQQDGQVAATATSPTGQPGRRRLGLRPDVRNLSLLGVLAVLVAVGGFTKPEQFLDSSNLQLVLTQASVIGVVTVGMTFVITSGGIDLSVGAIVALASVWATTLATQEYGFAGILFTAVVVGLACGLVNGMLIAYGGLVPFIATLAMLASARGLALQITDGKTQIVTVDSVLDLGIPDSYVLGIPPLVLVFAVVTVVGWLLLNRTTFGRRTVAVGGNAEAARLAGIDVRRQRLYLYLLSGLCCGIAAFLLVVLSGSGQNTNGNLYELDAIAAAIIGGTLLSGGRGTIVGSVLGVLVFTTITNIFALNNLQSDVQQIAKGAIIVAAVLVQRRTARDGET; from the coding sequence ATGACGCAGCCCGTCTCGCCGGCGCAGCGGCAACAGCAGCAGGACGGTCAGGTCGCCGCCACGGCCACATCGCCCACCGGGCAGCCGGGCCGGCGCAGACTCGGACTGCGGCCGGACGTACGCAACCTCTCGCTGCTCGGCGTACTCGCGGTCCTCGTCGCGGTCGGCGGGTTCACCAAGCCCGAGCAGTTCCTCGACAGCAGCAATCTCCAGCTCGTCCTCACCCAGGCGTCCGTCATCGGCGTCGTCACCGTCGGCATGACCTTCGTCATCACCAGCGGCGGCATCGACCTGTCGGTCGGCGCGATCGTGGCACTCGCCTCGGTGTGGGCGACGACGCTCGCGACGCAGGAGTACGGCTTCGCGGGCATCCTCTTCACGGCGGTGGTCGTCGGCCTGGCCTGCGGGCTCGTCAACGGGATGCTCATCGCGTACGGCGGGCTGGTGCCGTTCATCGCGACGCTCGCGATGCTGGCTTCGGCGCGCGGACTCGCGCTCCAGATCACCGACGGCAAAACGCAGATCGTCACCGTCGACTCCGTGCTCGACCTCGGCATACCGGACTCGTACGTCCTCGGCATACCGCCCCTCGTGCTCGTCTTCGCGGTCGTCACCGTCGTCGGCTGGCTGCTGCTCAACCGCACCACCTTCGGCCGGCGTACGGTCGCGGTCGGCGGCAACGCGGAAGCGGCCAGGCTCGCCGGCATCGACGTACGCCGCCAGCGCCTGTACCTCTACCTGCTGTCCGGACTGTGCTGCGGAATCGCGGCCTTCCTTCTGGTCGTCCTGTCCGGCTCGGGACAGAACACCAACGGCAACCTGTACGAGCTCGACGCCATCGCGGCGGCGATCATCGGCGGGACGCTGCTCAGCGGCGGCCGGGGCACGATCGTCGGCTCCGTGCTCGGTGTCCTCGTCTTCACCACGATCACCAACATCTTCGCTCTCAACAACCTCCAGAGCGACGTCCAGCAGATCGCCAAGGGCGCGATCATCGTCGCCGCCGTACTCGTCCAGCGCCGCACCGCGCGCGACGGCGAGACCTGA
- a CDS encoding sugar ABC transporter ATP-binding protein encodes MSGITKSFPGVRALDGVDLEVRPGEVHCLLGQNGAGKSTLIKVLAGVHQPDGGEITWEGATVALRSPIAAMRLGIATIYQELDLVEGLSVAENIFLGHEPTTAGFVVRGKQARAAATALLERLGHREIDSGRLVGSLSAAQQQIVSMARALSHDVRLIVMDEPSAALDPDEVDNLFRIVAGLTADGVAVVYISHRLEEIRRIGDRVTVLKDGRAVAVGLPAKSTPTRDVVALMTGRDVAYVFPERPADGGAPSAADPVLRVEGLARQGEFESLDLDIRPGEIVGLAGLVGSGRSEVLETIYGARKPTSGRVLVDGRPLRPGSVRAAVGAGIGLAPEERKAQGLLMLESVTRNVSVSTLSRFSRGGWLDRTAEREAARAATRELSLRPDNPDAPVRTLSGGNQQKAVLARWLLRGCRVLLLDEPTRGVDVGARAELYAVIRRLADEGLAVLLVSSEVPEVLGLADRVLVLREGRVVHTAPARELDEHRVLDLVMEGSPTS; translated from the coding sequence ATGTCCGGCATCACCAAGTCCTTCCCCGGCGTCCGCGCCCTCGACGGCGTCGACCTGGAGGTCCGGCCGGGCGAGGTCCACTGCCTCCTCGGCCAGAACGGCGCCGGGAAGTCCACCCTCATCAAGGTCCTCGCCGGCGTGCACCAGCCCGACGGCGGCGAGATCACCTGGGAGGGGGCCACCGTCGCCCTCAGGTCGCCCATCGCCGCCATGCGCCTCGGCATCGCCACCATCTACCAGGAACTCGACCTGGTGGAGGGCCTGTCGGTCGCCGAGAACATCTTCCTCGGCCACGAGCCGACCACCGCCGGCTTCGTCGTACGCGGCAAGCAGGCCCGCGCCGCCGCGACCGCCCTGCTGGAACGGCTCGGGCACCGCGAGATCGACTCCGGCAGGCTCGTCGGCTCGCTCTCCGCCGCCCAGCAGCAGATCGTCTCCATGGCGCGGGCGCTGTCCCACGACGTACGCCTCATCGTGATGGACGAACCGTCCGCCGCACTCGACCCCGACGAGGTCGACAACCTCTTCCGTATCGTCGCCGGACTCACCGCGGACGGCGTCGCCGTCGTCTACATCTCCCACCGGCTCGAAGAGATCCGGCGCATCGGCGACCGCGTGACGGTACTCAAGGACGGCCGCGCGGTCGCGGTCGGACTGCCCGCCAAGAGCACCCCGACGCGCGATGTCGTCGCGCTGATGACCGGCCGTGACGTCGCGTACGTCTTCCCCGAACGACCTGCGGACGGCGGCGCTCCCAGCGCTGCCGACCCGGTCCTGCGAGTCGAAGGGCTGGCCAGGCAGGGGGAGTTCGAATCCCTCGACCTCGACATCCGCCCCGGCGAGATCGTCGGCCTCGCCGGACTCGTCGGCTCGGGACGCTCCGAGGTCCTGGAGACGATCTACGGGGCGCGCAAACCCACCAGCGGGCGCGTACTCGTCGACGGGCGCCCCCTGCGCCCCGGCAGCGTCCGCGCGGCCGTCGGCGCCGGCATCGGGCTCGCCCCCGAGGAGCGCAAGGCGCAGGGCCTGCTGATGCTCGAATCCGTCACCCGCAACGTGTCCGTCTCGACCCTGTCCCGCTTCTCGCGCGGCGGCTGGCTCGACCGTACGGCCGAACGCGAGGCCGCCCGCGCCGCGACCCGCGAACTGTCCCTGCGGCCGGACAACCCCGACGCCCCCGTCCGCACCCTCTCCGGAGGCAACCAGCAGAAGGCCGTTCTCGCCCGCTGGCTGCTGCGCGGCTGCCGCGTCCTGCTGCTCGACGAGCCGACGCGCGGCGTGGACGTCGGTGCGCGCGCCGAGCTGTACGCCGTGATCCGCAGGCTGGCCGACGAAGGGCTCGCCGTACTTCTCGTATCCAGCGAGGTCCCGGAAGTCCTGGGCCTCGCCGACCGGGTGCTGGTGCTCAGGGAGGGCCGCGTCGTCCACACGGCGCCCGCCCGGGAGCTCGACGAGCACCGCGTACTCGACCTCGTGATGGAAGGGAGCCCGACGTCATGA
- a CDS encoding ROK family transcriptional regulator, whose amino-acid sequence MTARPANAHQARLLRLLRDGGPNSRAQLGDQIDLSRSKLAVEVDRLLDTGLVVADGLAASRGGRRSHNIRLAPALRFLGIDIGATSIDVAVTNAELEVLGHLNHPMDVREGPVAVFEQALALAAKLKASGLAEGFDGAGIGVPGPVRFPEGVPVAPPIMPGWDGFPVREALSQELGCPVMVDNDVNLMAMGEQHAGVARSVGDFLCVKIGTGIGCGIVVGGEVYRGTTGSAGDIGHIQVEPDGRACACGNKGCLEAHFSGAALARDAEDAARSGRSPELAARLEAAGRLTAVDVAAAAAAGDATSLDLIREGGNRVGQVIAGLVSFFNPGLVVIGGGVTGLGHTLLASVRTQVYRQSLPLATGNLPIVLGELGPAAGVIGAARLISDHLFSPA is encoded by the coding sequence ATGACGGCGCGACCCGCGAACGCGCATCAGGCGCGACTGCTCCGCCTGCTGCGTGACGGCGGGCCGAACTCCCGCGCACAGCTGGGCGACCAGATCGATCTCTCCCGTTCCAAGCTCGCCGTCGAGGTCGACCGGCTCCTCGACACCGGCCTCGTGGTCGCCGACGGCCTCGCCGCTTCCCGCGGCGGCCGCCGCTCGCACAACATCCGGCTGGCCCCCGCCCTGCGCTTCCTCGGCATCGACATCGGCGCCACCTCCATCGATGTGGCCGTCACCAACGCGGAGTTGGAGGTACTCGGTCACCTCAACCACCCCATGGACGTACGCGAGGGGCCGGTCGCCGTCTTCGAACAGGCCCTCGCCCTCGCCGCCAAGCTCAAGGCTTCCGGCCTCGCCGAGGGCTTCGACGGGGCCGGCATCGGGGTGCCGGGCCCGGTCCGCTTCCCGGAAGGCGTGCCGGTCGCGCCCCCGATCATGCCGGGCTGGGACGGCTTTCCCGTACGCGAGGCACTCAGCCAGGAGCTGGGCTGCCCCGTCATGGTCGACAACGACGTGAACCTGATGGCGATGGGGGAGCAGCACGCGGGCGTCGCCCGCTCCGTGGGCGACTTCCTCTGCGTCAAGATCGGCACCGGCATCGGCTGCGGCATTGTCGTCGGCGGCGAGGTCTACCGGGGTACGACCGGCAGCGCCGGCGACATCGGCCACATCCAGGTCGAACCGGACGGCCGTGCCTGCGCCTGCGGCAACAAGGGCTGCCTGGAAGCCCACTTCAGCGGCGCCGCGCTCGCCCGCGACGCCGAGGACGCGGCCCGCTCCGGCCGCTCACCCGAACTGGCCGCGCGCCTCGAAGCGGCGGGACGGCTCACGGCCGTCGACGTCGCCGCGGCCGCGGCGGCAGGCGACGCCACCTCGCTCGACCTCATCCGCGAGGGCGGCAACCGCGTCGGCCAGGTCATCGCCGGGCTCGTCAGCTTCTTCAACCCCGGGCTGGTGGTGATCGGCGGCGGGGTGACCGGCCTCGGCCACACCCTGCTCGCCAGCGTCCGCACCCAGGTCTACCGCCAGTCGCTGCCGCTGGCGACCGGCAACCTGCCCATCGTCCTGGGCGAGCTGGGACCCGCCGCCGGCGTGATCGGCGCGGCCCGGCTCATCAGCGACCACCTGTTCTCGCCTGCCTGA
- a CDS encoding GntR family transcriptional regulator, whose protein sequence is MLSAGLPQGTVPKLERPGPLRERVYEALLELITTRALRPGQHLIESELAGHLGVSRQPVREALQRLNTEGWVDLRPAQGAFVHEPTEEEADQLLSVRTLLEAEAARLAAANAGSAGIAALEEVCAKGEQAVADDDVDLAVSLNAQFHAKVMELAGNVVLTELAAQVGRRVRWYYTPVARQRGKQSWIEHRALIAAISDRDERRATEIMRAHTEHTRTTYHERVT, encoded by the coding sequence ATGTTGTCCGCAGGACTGCCGCAAGGGACCGTGCCCAAGCTGGAGAGGCCGGGGCCGCTCCGCGAGCGCGTGTACGAGGCGCTGCTCGAACTCATCACGACCCGGGCCCTGCGCCCCGGCCAGCACCTGATCGAGAGCGAGCTCGCCGGGCACCTCGGGGTGTCGAGGCAGCCCGTACGCGAGGCGTTGCAGCGGCTCAACACCGAGGGGTGGGTCGACCTGCGGCCCGCACAGGGCGCGTTCGTGCACGAGCCCACCGAGGAGGAGGCCGACCAGCTGCTGTCGGTACGTACGCTCCTGGAGGCCGAGGCCGCCCGGCTCGCCGCCGCCAACGCGGGATCGGCCGGGATCGCCGCGCTGGAAGAGGTGTGCGCGAAGGGCGAGCAGGCCGTGGCGGACGACGACGTGGACCTCGCCGTGTCGCTCAACGCGCAGTTCCACGCCAAGGTCATGGAACTGGCGGGCAATGTCGTGCTCACCGAACTCGCGGCGCAGGTCGGCCGGCGCGTCCGCTGGTACTACACCCCGGTCGCCCGGCAGCGCGGCAAGCAGTCCTGGATCGAGCACCGCGCGCTGATCGCCGCGATCTCGGACCGCGACGAACGGCGCGCCACCGAGATCATGCGCGCGCACACGGAGCACACCCGCACGACGTACCACGAGCGCGTGACCTGA
- a CDS encoding beta-ketoacyl-ACP synthase III produces MTGSRVVALGHYQPAKVLTNGDLAAMVDTSDEWITSRVGIRTRHVAGPDEPVDELAAHAGAKALASAGLTPADVDLVLVATSTAINRSPNMAARVAARLGMPSPAVMDLNVVCSGFTHALATADHAIRAGSATRALVIGADKMAEIADWTDRTTCVLVGDGAGAAVVEACAESEEPGIGPVLWGSVPEMGHAVRIEGTPPRFAQEGQSVYRWATTQLPPIARKVCERAGVTPEELAAVVLHQANLRIIEPVAQKIGAVNAVIARDVVDSGNTSAASIPMALSKLVERGEVESGAPVLLFGFGGNLSYAGQVIRCP; encoded by the coding sequence ATGACCGGCTCACGAGTCGTCGCGCTCGGGCACTATCAGCCTGCCAAGGTGCTCACGAACGGCGATCTGGCGGCCATGGTCGACACCAGCGACGAGTGGATCACCAGCCGGGTCGGCATCAGGACCCGTCACGTCGCGGGTCCCGACGAGCCCGTCGACGAGCTGGCCGCCCACGCCGGAGCCAAGGCCCTCGCCTCCGCGGGCCTCACCCCCGCCGACGTCGACCTCGTCCTGGTCGCCACCTCCACGGCGATCAACCGCTCCCCGAACATGGCCGCCCGCGTCGCCGCCCGCCTCGGCATGCCCTCGCCGGCCGTGATGGACCTCAATGTCGTCTGCTCGGGCTTCACCCACGCCCTGGCGACGGCCGACCACGCCATACGGGCAGGCTCCGCCACCCGCGCCCTGGTCATCGGCGCCGACAAGATGGCCGAGATCGCCGACTGGACCGACCGCACCACCTGCGTCCTGGTCGGCGACGGCGCCGGCGCCGCGGTCGTCGAGGCGTGCGCGGAGAGCGAGGAGCCTGGCATCGGCCCGGTGCTGTGGGGCTCGGTGCCGGAGATGGGGCACGCCGTACGCATCGAGGGCACGCCCCCGCGCTTCGCCCAGGAGGGGCAGTCGGTCTACCGCTGGGCCACCACCCAGCTGCCGCCCATCGCGCGCAAGGTGTGCGAGCGGGCCGGTGTGACGCCCGAGGAGCTGGCGGCCGTCGTCCTGCACCAGGCGAACCTGCGGATCATCGAGCCCGTCGCGCAGAAGATCGGCGCGGTCAACGCGGTGATCGCCCGCGACGTCGTGGATTCCGGCAACACCTCGGCGGCCAGCATTCCGATGGCCCTGTCCAAGCTCGTCGAGCGGGGCGAGGTCGAGTCCGGCGCACCCGTGCTGCTCTTCGGCTTCGGCGGAAACCTCTCGTACGCGGGCCAGGTCATCCGCTGTCCATGA
- a CDS encoding 2-dehydropantoate 2-reductase, producing the protein MKVAVVGAGAIGAYVGAALHRAGAEVHLIARGPHLTAMRRDGVRVLSPRGDFTARPAATDDPSEVGPADYVFLGLKANSYAASGPLVHPLLHDRTAVVAAQNGIPWWYFHGLPGPYAGRRVESVDPAGTVSATLPPSRAIGCVVYAATELAAPGVVRHLEGTRFSIGEPGREVSRRCLDFSEAMRAGGLKCPVEPDLRNDIWIKLLGNISFNPISALTRATMGGICRHPDTRALVESMMRETLEVAAAVGCRPEISVERRIAGAERVGDHKTSTLQDLEKGKPLELDVLLAAVVELARLTDTPVPNLRAVHALADLLATHSSSAGSAQ; encoded by the coding sequence GTGAAAGTCGCAGTTGTCGGCGCCGGAGCCATCGGCGCGTACGTCGGGGCCGCGCTCCACCGCGCGGGCGCCGAAGTCCACCTGATCGCCCGCGGCCCGCACCTCACGGCCATGCGCCGGGACGGTGTACGGGTGCTCAGCCCGCGCGGCGACTTCACCGCGCGGCCGGCCGCGACCGACGACCCGTCCGAGGTCGGGCCCGCCGACTACGTGTTCCTCGGCCTCAAGGCGAACTCGTACGCCGCCTCGGGCCCGCTCGTACACCCGCTGCTGCACGACCGTACGGCGGTCGTCGCCGCCCAGAACGGCATCCCGTGGTGGTACTTCCACGGCCTGCCGGGACCGTACGCGGGCCGCCGCGTCGAGAGCGTCGACCCGGCGGGCACGGTCAGCGCGACGCTGCCGCCGTCGCGTGCCATCGGATGCGTCGTGTACGCCGCCACCGAGCTGGCGGCGCCCGGCGTCGTACGGCACCTGGAAGGCACCCGGTTCTCGATCGGCGAGCCGGGCCGCGAGGTCTCCCGCCGCTGCCTGGACTTCAGCGAGGCCATGCGGGCGGGCGGCCTGAAGTGCCCCGTAGAACCGGATCTCCGCAACGACATCTGGATCAAGCTGCTCGGCAACATCTCGTTCAACCCGATCAGCGCGCTGACCCGGGCCACCATGGGCGGGATCTGCCGCCACCCGGACACCCGCGCGCTCGTCGAGTCGATGATGCGCGAAACGCTGGAGGTCGCGGCCGCCGTCGGCTGCCGCCCCGAGATCTCCGTGGAGCGGCGCATCGCCGGCGCCGAGCGCGTCGGCGACCACAAGACGTCCACCCTCCAGGACCTGGAGAAGGGCAAACCGCTCGAACTCGACGTACTGCTCGCCGCCGTCGTCGAACTGGCCCGCCTGACGGACACGCCCGTACCGAACCTGCGGGCGGTGCACGCGCTGGCGGACCTGCTGGCCACCCACTCCTCCTCAGCCGGGAGCGCACAGTGA
- a CDS encoding molybdopterin oxidoreductase family protein: MKNKDRQRQPKRYARLTHPLVRDSRGTLRRATWDEALDRAAAGFRRATDTYGPDAFAMLSCARATNEMNYVAQKFTRVVMGTNNVDSCNRTCHAPSVAGLSAAFGSGGGTSSYEEVEHTDLILMWGSNARFAHPIFFHHVLKGIRNGARMYAVDPRRTSTAEWADGWLGPNVGTDIALAHAIGREIIHAGLVNRSFVDRATSGFARYAELVEPWTLSAAEQVTGVPAAAIRELAHAYATAERAQLCWTLGITEHHNGTDNVRALINLALLTGHVGRYGAGVQPLRGQNNVQGGGDMGAIPNRLPGFQDILDPAARGRFERTWETVIQPRYGMTLTEMFEAMESRELRAVYCIGENPAQSEADSEQAMRRLAALDHLVVQDIFLTKTARMADVVLPATAAWAETDGTTTNSERRVQRVRAAVKPPGEAREDIDIICALAGRLGHDWKFDGAEAVWNELRALSPDHYGMTYDRLEEHQGLQWPCPDTDRVPSTFLHARLWETDPDLRGPAAAFGLVAHDPPVDLTDEDYPLRLTTGRRLDSYNTGVQSGSYASPLRRGEYIELCPEDAAAYGVEVGEEVRVSSRRGTVTAPVWVDPGLRPGLAFMTMHFPDEVDTNRLTIEANCPIAGTAEFKASAIRIEKLGNVEKLVPAWT, translated from the coding sequence GTGAAGAACAAGGACAGGCAGCGACAGCCGAAGCGGTACGCGCGGCTGACCCATCCGCTCGTGCGCGACTCCCGCGGCACACTGCGGCGGGCGACCTGGGACGAGGCACTGGACCGGGCCGCCGCCGGCTTCCGGCGGGCGACGGACACGTACGGCCCCGACGCCTTCGCCATGCTGTCCTGCGCCCGCGCGACCAACGAGATGAACTACGTCGCCCAGAAGTTCACCCGCGTCGTCATGGGGACGAACAACGTCGACTCGTGCAACCGGACCTGCCACGCGCCGAGCGTGGCCGGTCTCTCGGCGGCGTTCGGCTCGGGCGGCGGGACCTCGTCGTACGAGGAGGTCGAACACACCGACCTGATCCTGATGTGGGGCTCCAACGCGCGCTTCGCCCACCCGATCTTCTTCCACCACGTGCTCAAGGGCATCAGGAACGGCGCGCGCATGTACGCCGTCGATCCCCGCCGCACGTCGACCGCCGAGTGGGCGGACGGCTGGCTCGGCCCGAACGTCGGGACGGACATCGCGCTGGCGCACGCGATCGGCCGGGAGATCATCCACGCGGGGCTGGTGAACCGGTCGTTCGTGGACCGCGCGACGAGCGGCTTCGCGCGGTACGCCGAACTGGTCGAGCCGTGGACGCTGTCGGCGGCGGAGCAGGTGACGGGCGTTCCGGCGGCGGCGATCCGCGAGCTGGCACACGCGTACGCGACGGCCGAACGGGCGCAGCTGTGCTGGACGCTGGGCATCACGGAGCACCACAACGGCACCGACAACGTGCGCGCCCTCATCAACCTGGCGCTGCTGACCGGCCACGTCGGACGGTACGGCGCGGGCGTCCAGCCGCTGCGCGGCCAGAACAACGTCCAGGGCGGCGGCGACATGGGCGCCATCCCCAACCGGCTGCCCGGCTTCCAGGACATCCTCGACCCGGCGGCGCGGGGCAGGTTCGAGCGTACGTGGGAGACGGTCATCCAGCCGCGCTACGGCATGACGCTGACGGAGATGTTCGAGGCGATGGAGAGCCGCGAGCTGCGGGCGGTGTACTGCATCGGTGAGAACCCCGCCCAGTCGGAGGCCGACAGCGAGCAGGCGATGCGGCGGCTGGCGGCGCTCGACCACCTGGTGGTGCAGGACATCTTCCTGACGAAGACCGCGCGGATGGCGGACGTGGTCCTGCCGGCCACGGCCGCCTGGGCGGAGACGGACGGTACGACGACGAACAGCGAACGGCGCGTGCAGCGGGTGCGGGCGGCGGTGAAGCCGCCGGGTGAGGCGCGCGAGGACATCGACATCATCTGCGCGCTGGCCGGACGGCTGGGCCACGACTGGAAGTTCGACGGCGCGGAAGCGGTCTGGAACGAGCTGCGGGCGCTGTCCCCCGACCACTACGGCATGACGTACGACCGCCTGGAGGAACACCAGGGGCTCCAGTGGCCGTGCCCCGACACCGACCGGGTCCCCTCCACCTTCCTGCACGCGCGGCTGTGGGAGACGGACCCGGACCTGCGCGGGCCGGCGGCGGCGTTCGGCCTCGTGGCGCACGACCCGCCGGTCGATCTGACGGACGAGGACTACCCGCTGCGGCTGACGACGGGCCGGCGGCTCGACTCGTACAACACCGGTGTGCAGAGCGGGAGTTATGCCTCACCACTGCGGCGCGGCGAGTACATCGAGCTGTGTCCGGAGGACGCCGCGGCGTACGGCGTCGAGGTCGGCGAGGAGGTCCGGGTCTCGTCACGGCGGGGCACGGTGACCGCGCCGGTGTGGGTGGACCCGGGGCTGCGGCCGGGGCTGGCCTTCATGACGATGCACTTCCCCGACGAGGTCGACACGAACCGGCTGACGATCGAGGCGAACTGTCCGATCGCCGGGACGGCCGAGTTCAAGGCGTCGGCGATACGGATCGAGAAGCTCGGGAACGTGGAGAAGCTGGTGCCGGCATGGACCTGA